The DNA segment TTGCCAACGGGTAAGACGATGTGATTGATATAGGTTCCATTGGAACTGCCCACATCTTCGATATAGTAAATGCCACCTTCTGCGCGAATATCGGCATGAACCCTCGATACAACTGATGAATTGGGAAAGCCGGAAACATCGATGTCGGGGGGGATTGGGCCTCCGGGTTTGCCTAAATGAACGACGGATAGATGGCTGGGGATCTCGATTTTTGCATTGGTTTGGACGTGCAACAAACTTGCTTGTTCTAATTGAAGATGGGTTGCCGAACTGCCACTTGCAGGGACAGGGACGGGGGGAGGTGGAGGCGATTCGCTTTCCTTTTCTAAGTCAATATTGGAAGCAGGTTCGGGGGATTCTGGCGGTGAAGATATTTCTTCGACATCAGGAGGAACTGGGCTTTCTGAAGACATTTCTACTACAACGGGATTGATATCTGGGGGGGACTGACTTGTATTAGGCTCGTCCGTACCAACAACTGTTGCGGGAAGCGGACTCGAAGCACTGCTAGAGGGCGTTGCTATGGTGGGAATACTCGTTTCCTGGTTGAGGTTATAGCCGCATTGACCGCAAAAGCTGGCATCTTCTTGAACCGCCGTCCCGCAGTTGGGGCAATTGGTCATGACGGGTAGAGGCGTGTAGCAAGCTTCGCATTGAGTTGCACCATCTGGATTTGAGTGATTACAGTTCGGGCAAACAATCATGATTCATTAATTTGGAATTGCTATGTATCAATTATGAGGATGTTGTTCGGAGAGATTATGCAGTGGGTTCCACGGGAACTAGCGTACTTCTTTCTCTATTATCGATCCTCTATGACACTCCCCGCAGCGCGATCGAGTAACCAATAGAGTTCTCCTTGGGGTTGAATGAAACGAGCGGGATATTGCAGGGGGTCGCCTTCTTCTGCCAGGATGTGTTCGAGGGCGGTTTGTTTGCTGGCTCCGGCGACGAGAAATAGGACGCACCGGGCATGGTTAATGAGCGGGATGGTAAAGGTGATGCGGGGCTGTCCGTCTTTGTTGCCAATGGTTACCCAGCGATCGCGCACTTCAAGGGCTTCGGTATGGGGAAATAGCGAGGCGGTATGTCCGTCATCTCCAATTCCCAAGAGGATCAGATCGAATGCGGGAAAGTCCTGCGCTTCGGGAAAGAAGTCTTTCAATTGGGCTTCGTGGGCTTGCGCGTCAGCCGTGGGATTATCTGCCTCCGTGGGCATGGGATGAATGTGAGTTTCTGGGAGATCGACGCGATCGAGCCAAGCCTGACGCGCCATGAGTTGATTGCTGTCGGGGTGCTGGGGCGGCACGTAACGCTCGTCCCCCCAAAAAATGTGAATTTTATCCCAGGGCAATGATTCAGCAGCAAGCGCTTCATAGAGGGGTTTTGGGGTTCCTCCTCCGGAGAGCGCGATCGTAAACTGTCCTCTTTGGGAGATAGCCGTTTGAATTTTTTCTAGAATGAGGTCGCGCGATCGCGCGATTAAAGCCGTTTTATCCGCCAAAACTTCAACAAACTTTTCCATGAGCGACCCTTGGAATTGATAGAGCGGAATCATTTTAGATCGAAAATTGTTCGGAACCCTCAAGCCACAAGGAAACCCTAAGAATTGCCTGCATCTTTTGCACAATTTCCCGCCAAATAAATATTGGTTAACTTTACAGAAAAGTGACATTCACTCAATACAATCGTAAAATCTCCCATGCCGAATCGTTAATTGGTTTCCGCGATCGGGTAGGTTAGGATGGATAGGCTAAAGGGTCATTCTCGACGCTTCCCCGACTCCCCAGCTATTCCGGAAAATCGGTTGCTCGAATCGTAAAACAAGGAAAATCTAAATCTACAGATTTATCAGACACCCGCTATGAATAACTCAGTCCTTTCATCTTTCACCGCTCTTGCTCTTAAAGTTGTTGCAGTCGTCTTGCTCGTTTCATCGCTCCTCGACTACATCATGCTTGCCATTCCCTTCAAACCCTTGGATAGCGCTTGGCAAATCTCCTTTACCAGCCAACTCGTTGATCGCGGGATCGTTCCAATGGTCGGAATTGCCCTCCTCGCGATCGCCTATTGGATTGGCGAAATGTCTGACATCGGTGTCGGTGCCAGAAACCCCTTTACCCAACTGCGATTTTGGGCTTTTACCCTTGCCAGCCTCTTAGGACTCCTTTTCCTGCTATTAATCCCCCTACACGTCAGTAACTTAAGTCAAGCAAACGCACAACAACTCAAACAAATCGACGAACAAGCCAGCGTCGCAGAAAATCAAATCGAACAACGAACCGAACAAATTAACGCCCTCCTCCAAGACGAACAACGCCTTCAAGAACTTGATGAAGCCATTGAAAGAGGCGAAGCTCAAGGACAAAAACTCTCACCCGAACAACTCCAACAACTACAAGAAATCAGAAATCAAGTTAACGTCATCAAGAGCGATCCGACACGACTTGAAGAAGAAATTAATCGCATCAGAACCCAAGTTGGTTCTCGTCGCACCGAACTCGAACAACAAGCTCGCACCAATGCCGTTAAAAATGGCGTTCGCATCGGGATCAGCAGCTTACTCCTCTCCCTCGGCTACATTGCCATCGGCTGGATGGGTTTCAAAACCCTGGGTGCATCGGCAGGAGGGGGTCGCCGTCGTAAGTAAACGATCGCGTTTCTCAGACTCATGAGGTACTGACTTTTTACCCCGTAACCCAGCCTGGGGGTCGGCGTACCTCACCACAAGAGAATTGCTGTCGTTGCCGCCCCCAAGTTCGCCCTCAACCTTACTCCTCCAGTCCCTCGCCTCTAACAAGCCATCCATGTTCTCCATCTATATCCTCACCTATAACGAAGAAGTGGAGATTGCGGGTTGTATTGAGTCTGTTTCATCCTTATCCGATGACATTATTGTCGTGGACTCATACAGTAGCGATCGCACGGTCGAAATTGCCCAACAGTACGACGTGCGAGTCGTACAGCACGTTTTTGAAAGTCACGGTCGCCAGCGCACTTGGATGCTCCAAGAAGTCCCCACCCAACACGAATGGGTTTATCTTCTCGAAGCGGACGAGCGCATGACCCCGGAACTCTTTGCAGAATGCCTTCAAGCTCAGGAATCCTCAGAATATATTGGCTACTACGTGGCAGAGCGCGTCATGTTTATGGGGCGGTGGATTCGCCACTGCACGCAATATCCTCGCTATCAAATGCGCCTCTTTCGGAAAGACAAAGTCTGGTTTACAGACTACGGTCATACCGAACGGGAAGTATTCGACGGCGCTACCGAGTTTCTCAAAGAAACTTATCCCCACTACACCTCTGGTAAAGGATTCAGTCGCTGGTTAGAAAAGCACAATCGCTACTCCACCGACGAAGCAAAAGAAACCCTCGCACAACTCGAAAAAGGGGATGTCAATTGGCAGAAACTATTCTTCGGCAAATCTGAAGTTGAGCGACGACGCGCCCTAAAAGACTTATCTTTGCGCCTTCCCTTCCGACCGCTCACGCGCTTTTTTTATATGTATTTTCTCTTGGGAGGCTTTCTCGACGGTCGTGCCGGATTGACTTGGTGCATTCTACAACTTTTCTATGAGTACTTTATTACGCTGAAGGTTTGGGAACTTCGGCACGGTCAAACGCGCCCAATTTAATGCATCGAATGGATGAGGGAATAGCAAAATTTGCAACAATTATTTACAATCTTTACAGTGAGGTGGCGCGAACAGAATTCTTTACACAGAAGGAGAATTAACAACCCGTGTTTCAAAACTTGAAACAGGATTTAAAAAATGACCTTATCGCGGGTTTATTGGTCGTTATTCCCTTAGCGACGACAATTTGGCTGACCCTGACGATCGCGCGATGGGCAATTAATTTTCTCACGGAAATTCCCAAGCAACTCAATCCCTTTCAAGGACTGCACCCCATCCTGACCTATCTTATTAATTTAGCGGTGGGTTTTGCCGTTCCCCTCATCTTCATCTTGCTCATTGGCTTGATGGCGCGCAATATTGCAGGGCGATGGTTGCTCGATCTCGGCGAGCGCATTCTCCAAGCCATTCCCCTTGCCGGGTCGGTGTACAAAACTCTCAAGCAAATTTTAGAAACTCTTCTCCAGGATTCCAAAAGTCGATTTCGTCGAGTCGTTATGGTGGAATACCCGCGTCAAGGCGTGTGGACTTTGGGATTTGTGACAGGAACCGTTAGCGACGAGCTTCAGAAGCACATTGCACAACCGATGCTCAGTGTTTTTATTCCCACAACCCCCAACCCGACCTCCGGTTGGTATGCTGCAATCCCAGAAAATGATACGATCGCGCTTTCGATGTCTATTGAAGATGCTTTTAAGGTGCTAATTTCTGGGGGGATTATTAGTCCGGAGCTTGAATCTGTCCCCATTGCCCTGCCTGAATCCCCCTATCCCAAAAAGAAAGTTCCCATTGAAAAAGCGGTATCTGACCGACTGGAGGAGCGCCAAGCGCTTCCCCTAAAAGATGACGTGTAAGCCCATTTCATTATTTATCCTATGCCTGTTCGCAAACAACCCCGCCGCATTTCTCGCGAGTTAGCGCTGTTGAGTTTGAGTCAACTCAGAAGCAATGGCGAACAATTGCAACGCCAAAAATTGCAAGATTTAATGTTAGCGGCGATTCGTACCCTGACGGCAGAAATCCAAGAGGTTTTGGAAACAGCAGCCGCAGAGGTCAAGCGGGGTAGCGACCGCCTGCTCAGTAGCGAAACGCGGGCAACGGACGTTCAAAGTGCCAAGGCGATGGTTGGCGAAGCGCTAGAACTCGCTCAAACGGCGGTTAATCGTTTGGGATATGCGGTTGACCTGCCGGAGTTTATTCAACTTGCCAATCAGCACGAAGTTCGTGACTATGCTTTGGAATTGATTGGGACGGTTGACCGCCGTCGGCAGGAAATCGAGCAGGTTTTGGAGGCGGCGTTGGTGGATTGGCAGTTGAGCCGCTTGCCGCGAATCGATCGCGATATTTTATTCTTAGCGGTGGCAGAAATTAAGTTTCTTGAGGTTCCCGAACAGGTTGCAATTAATGAAGCGGTAGAGTTAGCGAAGCGCTATTCCGATGAGGAAGGACACCGTTTTATTAATGGTGTGATGCGTCGGGTGAGCAACAATTTACGAACCAGGGTGAAGCCGTAGTACTCTGTCAATGCAATTTTGAGGGATCGATATTCTCTCCGTATCTCCGTATCACTCTCAACCCGTGCGTCAATTCAAAGCTGACAGACCAGTAGTCGTCCCCAGAGGATTGATAACTGAAGTGACCTTTACTCCACAACCCACAGCAGATGGGTCTTTCACCTTTTTCTCGCCGGAATTTGAGGAAGCGTTTCATTCTCACTTTGGCGCGAGACGGGAAGCGGAGGAGAAGTTTGTCGAGCCTTGTCGGTTGAAAGAAATTGCCTTGTCGCGCGATCGCGTGCAAATTTTGGATATTTGCTACGGACTCGGCTACAATAGCGCCGCTGCACTACACGCGATTGGGTCGGTCAATCCCCACTGTCGCGTTGAATTAATCGCCTTAGAATGCAATCGGTTAGTTCCCCAGTGCGCGATCGCGCGCGACCTTCTGCAACAATGGAATGCGCCGATTCCCTCCCACCTCAAAACCCTCGCAGAATCTCACCGCATCCAAACGCCAACCCTCGATGCGCGACTGCTGATTGGCGATGCTCGCACGACTCTGCAACAGGTTCACACCTCCAAATTCCAAGCCGATGCCATTTTTCTCGATCCCTTTTCTCCCCCCAAATGTCCCCAACTCTGGACGGTTGAATTTTTGCAAGGGGTCGTTCGTTGTCTCAAACCCACCGGGATACTGGCAACCTACTCCAGTGCCGCTGCCACCAGAGCCACCCTTGTGCAAGTTGGGTTGCACGTCGGTTCGACTCCTTCAACGGGTCGGAGATCCCCCGGAACCGTCGCCAGTTTCGATCCGCAATATCTCCCCCCCCTTTCCCAACGAGAGCGAGAACACCTGCAAACCCGCGCTGCAACGCCGTATCGCGATCCTCAACTCAACGCAACCGCCGAAGAAATTCTCAAAAACCGCGATCGCGAACGCCAAGCCAGCCCCCTAGAACCCACAACTCGATGGAAGCGACGCTGGCGTACTCCGTAAAATCTAGCACTCTTTTGAAACGTGCGATCGCTCCTTAAAAACGAGAATACGGAGAAATTTCCGTAGAAAGCCCGATTTCAAACTATGAGACTTATACGCATACTAGAAGGAGGGATCGATCTCAGTTATAAAAAAAGTCATTAATGTCTGCTCCCCTAAAACATATTAGTGTTCCCACCGTAACCGTTGTCGCTTCAGAGCAAGCGAAAATTCTTGTTGTTGACGATAGTGGGTTAACCCGCAGCTTGGCAACAGACTTACTCGTTACAGAAGGGTACAACGTCCTAGAAGCAGATGGCGGTTCCAGCGCGATCGCGATCGCGCGGCAAAACCAGCCAGACATTATTCTACTCGACGTAAAAATGCCCCAGATGGACGGCTACGAAGTCTGTCGTTGCCTCAAACAAGAAGTACAAACCAGCCTCATCCCCATTGTCTTCATGACCGTTTACGACGATCGGCAAGCGCGACTCCAAGGCATCGAAGCAGGGGGAGACGACTTTTTGAGCAAACCCCTCGATCGCCTCGAACTCCTCGCACGCGTCAAAAATTGGATTAGCCACAAGCGCCTCAACGAAGACTTAAACCGAACAGAACAGACTCTCTTTTCCATCGCCAAAGCCATTGAATCGCGCTACACCGAGACAAGCGATTCCGGAGAGCGATTGGTCAAACTCGCTCAAGGATTTGGCGAATACCTGCAACTGAGCGAAATCGAAATTCAGGACTTGATGTCCGCCGCGCGACTCCACGATATTGGAACCGTCGGCATCCCAGAATCCGTATTGTGCAAACAAGGAGAACTCACCCCAGAAGAACAAGCAATGATTCGCCAGCACGTTCTGATTGGCGAAACCCTCTGTCAACCCCTACGCAACTTTCGCGGCGTACTTCCCATCGTGCGCCATCACCACGAACGCTGGGATGGTAGCGGATATCCGGATAGATTGGTAGGTAGTGACATTCCTTGGCTCGCTCAAATATTCCAAACCATCGATATCTACGATGCCCTCACCAGCTCTCGACCCTACAAACAAGCATTTCCCAAGGAAGTTGCATTGGATATCATGCTGAAAGAAGCAGAGCGAGGATGGCGAAATCACGAACTCGTTCGACAGTTTTGCTTATTCATTCAGCAAGAGGGGAATGCCCTTTAAATTTAACGAGCTATGAGCTTGTCGCATTCAGCGCTTGGCTAAAAATCCAAGGGTTTCATTACTCCTTCACCACAAGCATGGAAAGCTAACGATTCCTTCAATTTCAAATTCTTCCCAGGCAAGGACAACTGCCCCCCGATCGCGCTATACTCCACTCGAAACAATTGACAGTACAAGGTATGGTAGCGGTAGCAATTCTCGCAGCAGGACGCGGTACAAGGATGAAGTCAAACTTACCGAAAGTCCTGCATTCTCTAGGCGGACGATCGTTGATCGAACGAGTCTTTCAAAGTTGCCAGTCTATCAACCCCTCTCGGCGTATCGCGATCGTCGGCTACGAAGCACAACAGGTTAAAAACGCACTGCAATCACTTCAAGATGTCGAATTTGTGGAACAGGCGCAGCAATTAGGGACAGGTCACGCCATTCAACAGATCATTCCCCCCTTAGAAGGGTTTAGGGGAACGCTTTTAGTTCTCAATGGAGATCTTCCCCTCCTGCGTCCCTCAACCCTGGAAAAGATGCTCTCCGTTCACGAAACCCATCGCAACGCAGCAACGATTCTCACTGCGCAACTTCCCAATCCCCAAGGATACGGGCGAGTATTTTGCGATGGCAATAATCTCGTGGGGCAAATTGTTGAAGATCGGGACTGCACCGATGCTCAACGGCATAATCATCGCATTAACGCAGGAGCCTATTGTTTTGATTGGCAAAAATTAGCGAAAGTTTTGCCTCAATTGAGTGCCGACAACGACCAAAAAGAATATTACCTGACCGATGTCTTTAGCTCTCTCCATCCCGTCATGGCAGTGGATGCGGACGATTACCAAGAAATTATGGGCATTAACGATCGCGCCCAACTCGCCACAGCCTACGAAATTTTGCAAACGCGAGTCAAAGATGCTTGGATGACGGCAGGAGTAACGTTAATCAATCCCGATAGCATTACGATTGACGACACTGTGGAACTCGCAACAGATACCATCATCGAACCGCAAACCCATTTGCGAGGCAATACAAAAATTGCTTCGGGCTGTCGCATTGGTCCTGGTAGCTTAATTGAGAATAGCCAAATTGGACACCAGACAACGGTTCTCTATTCTGTTGTACTCAATAGCAGCATTGCCGCAGGAACGCAAATCGGCCCTTACACTCACTTACGGGGCAATATTCAAGTCGGCGAAGCCTGTCGCATTGGGAATTTTGTCGAGTTGAAGAACACAACAGTGGGCGATGGAACCAAAATTTCGCACCTCTCATATATTGGCGATACAACCCTCGGCGATCGCGTGAATATTGGTGCGGGGACAATTACGGCGAACTACGATGGCGTTAACAAACATCCCACCCACATTGGCAATGGGAGCAAAACTGGGGCAAACAGCGTTCTCGTTGCACCCGTGACCCTCGGAGAATCCGTCAACGTTGCGGCAGGTTCTGTTGTAACCGAAGATGTGGGAGATGACGCACTGGTGATCGCCCGTTCTCGTCAGGTTGTTAAACCAGGGTGGCGTTTAAAAGGTGTTGTTAAATAGATGACACGGCACTTCGACACGCTCAGTGACCGGGGGATGGGGAGACGGGGAGATATTTATAATCTGTTCCCTGTTCCCTGTTCCCTGTTCCCTATTCCCTGTTCCCTCGTCCTAGCGAGGGTTTCAGGGTGTTCACATCAGGCGTGACTCATAACTGTTGCTCCAATTTGAGGATAAAGCATAATGACCCAAACAAATTCTAGTGCTGCCGTTGCAGAGATACCCATTCCACCTCCAATGTTGCAAGTTTCGGGGTTAAATGTTTACTACGGGGAAAGTCACATTCTGCGAAACGTCGATCTAAGCGTCCCGATGGGACAAATGGTTTGTTTGATAGGTCGGAACGGAGTCGGGAAAACAACGTTCCTGAAGACGATTATGGGGCTACTCAAGCCTCGCACGGGAACGATTCTCTTTCAGGAACAACCCCTCACCCCTTTCTCAACAGATCGACGAGCCAGAATGGGAATTGGCTATGTACCGCAAGGGCGAGAAATTATTCCCCGCGTGACAGTTCGGGATAATTTGCTTTTGGGGTTGGAAGCGCAACGTCGAGGGAGAGGGAGGAAAAGCGAGATTCCCGAAGAAATTTTCGATCTGTTTCCCGTATTGAAAACGATGCTATCGCGCATGGGAGGCGACTTGAGCGGGGGACAACAACAGCAACTCGCGATCGCGCGCGCCCTGATGGGAAAACCCAAACTCCTCGTCCTTGACGAACCCACCGAAGGCATTCAACCCTCCATTATTCTCGAAATTGAAGCTGCCGTGCGGCGCATTATCGAAACAACGGGAATTTCGGTTCTATTAGTCGAACAGCACTTGCATTTCGTGCGCCAAGCGGATCGCTACTACGCCATGCAAAAGGGGGGAATTGTCGCATCGGGTTCCACTCGCGAACTGTCTCAAGAAGTGATTCAGCGATTTTTGGCAGTTTAAGCA comes from the Lusitaniella coriacea LEGE 07157 genome and includes:
- a CDS encoding DUF502 domain-containing protein, which produces MFQNLKQDLKNDLIAGLLVVIPLATTIWLTLTIARWAINFLTEIPKQLNPFQGLHPILTYLINLAVGFAVPLIFILLIGLMARNIAGRWLLDLGERILQAIPLAGSVYKTLKQILETLLQDSKSRFRRVVMVEYPRQGVWTLGFVTGTVSDELQKHIAQPMLSVFIPTTPNPTSGWYAAIPENDTIALSMSIEDAFKVLISGGIISPELESVPIALPESPYPKKKVPIEKAVSDRLEERQALPLKDDV
- a CDS encoding tRNA (5-methylaminomethyl-2-thiouridine)(34)-methyltransferase MnmD, coding for MTEVTFTPQPTADGSFTFFSPEFEEAFHSHFGARREAEEKFVEPCRLKEIALSRDRVQILDICYGLGYNSAAALHAIGSVNPHCRVELIALECNRLVPQCAIARDLLQQWNAPIPSHLKTLAESHRIQTPTLDARLLIGDARTTLQQVHTSKFQADAIFLDPFSPPKCPQLWTVEFLQGVVRCLKPTGILATYSSAAATRATLVQVGLHVGSTPSTGRRSPGTVASFDPQYLPPLSQREREHLQTRAATPYRDPQLNATAEEILKNRDRERQASPLEPTTRWKRRWRTP
- a CDS encoding response regulator, translated to MSAPLKHISVPTVTVVASEQAKILVVDDSGLTRSLATDLLVTEGYNVLEADGGSSAIAIARQNQPDIILLDVKMPQMDGYEVCRCLKQEVQTSLIPIVFMTVYDDRQARLQGIEAGGDDFLSKPLDRLELLARVKNWISHKRLNEDLNRTEQTLFSIAKAIESRYTETSDSGERLVKLAQGFGEYLQLSEIEIQDLMSAARLHDIGTVGIPESVLCKQGELTPEEQAMIRQHVLIGETLCQPLRNFRGVLPIVRHHHERWDGSGYPDRLVGSDIPWLAQIFQTIDIYDALTSSRPYKQAFPKEVALDIMLKEAERGWRNHELVRQFCLFIQQEGNAL
- the pgl gene encoding 6-phosphogluconolactonase, producing the protein MEKFVEVLADKTALIARSRDLILEKIQTAISQRGQFTIALSGGGTPKPLYEALAAESLPWDKIHIFWGDERYVPPQHPDSNQLMARQAWLDRVDLPETHIHPMPTEADNPTADAQAHEAQLKDFFPEAQDFPAFDLILLGIGDDGHTASLFPHTEALEVRDRWVTIGNKDGQPRITFTIPLINHARCVLFLVAGASKQTALEHILAEEGDPLQYPARFIQPQGELYWLLDRAAGSVIEDR
- a CDS encoding FHA domain-containing protein, which codes for MIVCPNCNHSNPDGATQCEACYTPLPVMTNCPNCGTAVQEDASFCGQCGYNLNQETSIPTIATPSSSASSPLPATVVGTDEPNTSQSPPDINPVVVEMSSESPVPPDVEEISSPPESPEPASNIDLEKESESPPPPPVPVPASGSSATHLQLEQASLLHVQTNAKIEIPSHLSVVHLGKPGGPIPPDIDVSGFPNSSVVSRVHADIRAEGGIYYIEDVGSSNGTYINHIVLPVGNRHKLRAGDRIALGKEDKVTFIFQLS
- the glmU gene encoding bifunctional UDP-N-acetylglucosamine diphosphorylase/glucosamine-1-phosphate N-acetyltransferase GlmU, whose translation is MVAVAILAAGRGTRMKSNLPKVLHSLGGRSLIERVFQSCQSINPSRRIAIVGYEAQQVKNALQSLQDVEFVEQAQQLGTGHAIQQIIPPLEGFRGTLLVLNGDLPLLRPSTLEKMLSVHETHRNAATILTAQLPNPQGYGRVFCDGNNLVGQIVEDRDCTDAQRHNHRINAGAYCFDWQKLAKVLPQLSADNDQKEYYLTDVFSSLHPVMAVDADDYQEIMGINDRAQLATAYEILQTRVKDAWMTAGVTLINPDSITIDDTVELATDTIIEPQTHLRGNTKIASGCRIGPGSLIENSQIGHQTTVLYSVVLNSSIAAGTQIGPYTHLRGNIQVGEACRIGNFVELKNTTVGDGTKISHLSYIGDTTLGDRVNIGAGTITANYDGVNKHPTHIGNGSKTGANSVLVAPVTLGESVNVAAGSVVTEDVGDDALVIARSRQVVKPGWRLKGVVK
- the hpsJ-B gene encoding hormogonium polysaccharide biosynthesis protein HpsJ, whose translation is MNNSVLSSFTALALKVVAVVLLVSSLLDYIMLAIPFKPLDSAWQISFTSQLVDRGIVPMVGIALLAIAYWIGEMSDIGVGARNPFTQLRFWAFTLASLLGLLFLLLIPLHVSNLSQANAQQLKQIDEQASVAENQIEQRTEQINALLQDEQRLQELDEAIERGEAQGQKLSPEQLQQLQEIRNQVNVIKSDPTRLEEEINRIRTQVGSRRTELEQQARTNAVKNGVRIGISSLLLSLGYIAIGWMGFKTLGASAGGGRRRK
- the nusB gene encoding transcription antitermination factor NusB encodes the protein MPVRKQPRRISRELALLSLSQLRSNGEQLQRQKLQDLMLAAIRTLTAEIQEVLETAAAEVKRGSDRLLSSETRATDVQSAKAMVGEALELAQTAVNRLGYAVDLPEFIQLANQHEVRDYALELIGTVDRRRQEIEQVLEAALVDWQLSRLPRIDRDILFLAVAEIKFLEVPEQVAINEAVELAKRYSDEEGHRFINGVMRRVSNNLRTRVKP
- a CDS encoding glycosyltransferase family 2 protein, whose protein sequence is MFSIYILTYNEEVEIAGCIESVSSLSDDIIVVDSYSSDRTVEIAQQYDVRVVQHVFESHGRQRTWMLQEVPTQHEWVYLLEADERMTPELFAECLQAQESSEYIGYYVAERVMFMGRWIRHCTQYPRYQMRLFRKDKVWFTDYGHTEREVFDGATEFLKETYPHYTSGKGFSRWLEKHNRYSTDEAKETLAQLEKGDVNWQKLFFGKSEVERRRALKDLSLRLPFRPLTRFFYMYFLLGGFLDGRAGLTWCILQLFYEYFITLKVWELRHGQTRPI
- the urtE gene encoding urea ABC transporter ATP-binding subunit UrtE; this encodes MLQVSGLNVYYGESHILRNVDLSVPMGQMVCLIGRNGVGKTTFLKTIMGLLKPRTGTILFQEQPLTPFSTDRRARMGIGYVPQGREIIPRVTVRDNLLLGLEAQRRGRGRKSEIPEEIFDLFPVLKTMLSRMGGDLSGGQQQQLAIARALMGKPKLLVLDEPTEGIQPSIILEIEAAVRRIIETTGISVLLVEQHLHFVRQADRYYAMQKGGIVASGSTRELSQEVIQRFLAV